A region of Staphylococcus sp. IVB6181 DNA encodes the following proteins:
- a CDS encoding sigma-70 family RNA polymerase sigma factor: MNIETLIIRNQGIIYTLLKRYNIKYDVEEYAQLLSIKMWSLLRQFDMSIHNSMSGYLFQRLNFYLVDQFRKKGKCLEDTIGDFSLIENHSAINSTKNHLSQLIASEYYALLNDCERMWLNLKLCGYKQFEIQTLMKKSATSIRKYQTQARTKLAPLKKFLKGASHA; the protein is encoded by the coding sequence ATGAATATAGAGACATTAATCATCCGTAACCAAGGGATTATTTACACATTGTTGAAGAGATATAATATCAAGTATGATGTCGAAGAATATGCCCAATTACTTTCCATTAAAATGTGGTCATTATTGCGACAATTCGACATGTCTATTCATAATAGCATGAGCGGATATTTATTTCAAAGGCTTAATTTTTATTTAGTGGACCAGTTCCGAAAGAAAGGAAAATGCCTGGAGGATACGATTGGAGACTTTAGTCTTATTGAAAATCACAGCGCTATAAACTCTACTAAAAATCATCTATCGCAACTCATTGCATCAGAGTATTATGCATTGTTGAATGATTGCGAAAGAATGTGGCTGAACCTTAAGCTTTGCGGATATAAACAATTCGAAATTCAAACGCTGATGAAAAAATCTGCGACAAGCATCCGCAAATATCAAACACAGGCACGCACTAAATTAGCGCCTTTGAAAAAATTTCTAAAAGGAGCGTCGCATGCATGA
- a CDS encoding aldo/keto reductase — protein MEYITFYNGNTMPKVGLGTFRVENNDQLKASVQYAIEQGYRSIDTAMIYQNEEKVGEGIKAGIAAAGIKRSDVFITSKLWLDDYGRTNVEAAYQTSLDKLGLDYLDLYLMHWPGTDEDLMIETWQGMEDLLKDNKVKNIGVSNFHPHHLEALLSHASIKPVINQVEFHPYLTQSDLNLYLNAQRIQMESWSPLMNAQILEDETVKQIAKEVDKSPAQVIIRWNLQHDVVVIPKSVTPFRIKENIQVFDFELTEDQMQRLDNLNQNKRVGPDPEHYEGHK, from the coding sequence ATGGAGTATATTACATTTTATAATGGTAATACAATGCCGAAAGTCGGATTAGGCACTTTCAGAGTAGAAAATAATGATCAATTAAAAGCATCTGTTCAATATGCTATTGAACAAGGTTATAGAAGTATTGATACTGCTATGATTTATCAAAACGAAGAAAAAGTAGGAGAAGGTATTAAAGCAGGTATAGCCGCTGCAGGAATAAAACGTTCAGATGTGTTTATTACCTCTAAACTTTGGTTGGATGATTATGGAAGAACGAATGTAGAAGCGGCTTATCAAACATCACTGGATAAATTAGGATTGGATTATTTAGATTTATACTTAATGCACTGGCCTGGTACAGATGAAGATTTAATGATAGAAACATGGCAGGGTATGGAAGATTTATTGAAAGATAATAAAGTTAAAAACATCGGCGTCAGCAATTTCCATCCCCATCATTTAGAAGCCCTATTATCACATGCTTCTATCAAACCTGTTATCAATCAAGTTGAATTTCATCCTTATCTGACACAAAGTGATTTAAACTTATATTTAAATGCACAGCGTATTCAAATGGAATCATGGTCGCCCTTAATGAATGCACAAATTCTTGAAGATGAAACTGTAAAACAAATTGCAAAAGAAGTTGATAAATCTCCAGCACAAGTTATCATTCGTTGGAATCTTCAACATGATGTGGTAGTAATTCCAAAATCAGTAACACCTTTTCGCATCAAAGAGAATATTCAGGTCTTTGATTTCGAACTTACTGAAGACCAAATGCAGCGCCTTGATAATTTGAATCAAAATAAAAGAGTAGGGCCTGACCCAGAACATTATGAAGGTCATAAATAA
- a CDS encoding NERD domain-containing protein, protein MGPLEIGLIAAIVVAVICFVLFLIALNSKKKAKLQAEEQYEAKERSLKENYEDELEKERVEHKKAVTKQRADFDETVTSKDREIDALKLFSKNHSEYVTDMRLIGIRDRLVKEKRIRPEDMHIMANIFLPKNDFNDIDRISHLVLTRTGLYIIDSQLLKGHVYNGISKEQFSTLPTIEQVFDVLDLDKRHPQTLVLDENDDKQSASFVNYSNQLKRVEQLAETLKRELDLKYTPMALLYFNPKNEGAVTISNYSQTTNTKVLVGPEQLDEYFNKFVFHGRIQYNVEDLQRVMEEIESFN, encoded by the coding sequence ATGGGACCATTGGAAATTGGTTTAATTGCAGCAATTGTTGTAGCTGTTATCTGTTTTGTACTCTTCTTAATTGCGTTAAACAGTAAGAAGAAAGCAAAATTGCAAGCAGAAGAACAATATGAGGCAAAAGAAAGAAGTTTAAAAGAAAATTATGAAGACGAGTTGGAAAAAGAACGCGTCGAACATAAAAAAGCGGTCACTAAACAACGCGCTGATTTTGATGAAACAGTAACTTCGAAAGACCGTGAAATTGATGCGCTGAAGCTCTTCTCTAAAAATCATAGTGAATATGTGACAGATATGCGTTTAATCGGTATCAGAGATCGCTTGGTCAAAGAAAAACGTATCCGTCCTGAAGATATGCACATCATGGCGAATATTTTCTTGCCGAAGAACGATTTCAATGATATTGATCGCATCAGTCATTTAGTGTTAACGCGTACAGGGTTATACATTATTGATTCACAGTTATTGAAAGGGCATGTTTATAACGGTATCAGTAAAGAACAATTCAGTACTTTACCGACAATTGAACAAGTCTTTGATGTACTTGATTTAGATAAACGTCATCCTCAAACACTAGTGTTAGATGAGAATGATGATAAGCAATCAGCTTCATTTGTGAATTATTCAAATCAATTAAAACGTGTAGAACAGCTTGCTGAAACGTTGAAACGCGAATTAGATTTGAAATATACACCAATGGCATTGCTTTACTTCAACCCTAAAAATGAGGGTGCTGTAACGATTTCTAACTATTCTCAAACAACGAATACAAAAGTATTGGTTGGACCTGAACAGTTAGATGAATACTTTAATAAATTCGTATTCCATGGACGTATTCAATATAATGTTGAAGATTTGCAACGTGTCATGGAAGAAATCGAATCATTCAACTAA
- a CDS encoding transaldolase, with the protein MVKADLNVEVFADGADIEEMKRAYKNNEVDGFTTNPSLMAKAGVTDYKAFAEEAVKAIPDASISFEVFADDLETMEKEAEILKQYGKNVFVKIPIVNTKGESTIPLIKKLSANQVQLNVTAVYTIEQVKEITEAVTEGVPTYVSVFAGRIADTGVDPLPLMKESVEVTHSKEGVKLLWASCRELFNVIQADEIGTDIITCPAGVISKIPNIGRDINELSVDTVEGFAKDIQKSGLSIL; encoded by the coding sequence ATGGTAAAAGCAGATTTAAATGTTGAAGTATTTGCGGATGGTGCAGATATTGAAGAAATGAAAAGAGCCTATAAAAATAACGAGGTAGATGGTTTTACTACAAACCCAAGTCTAATGGCTAAAGCGGGTGTAACAGATTATAAAGCATTTGCAGAAGAAGCAGTTAAAGCAATTCCTGATGCTTCAATTTCATTCGAAGTTTTCGCAGATGATCTTGAAACAATGGAAAAAGAAGCTGAAATTTTAAAACAATACGGTAAAAACGTATTTGTTAAAATTCCTATTGTTAATACAAAAGGCGAATCAACAATTCCTTTAATTAAAAAATTATCAGCCAATCAAGTTCAGTTGAATGTGACAGCTGTTTATACAATCGAACAAGTTAAAGAAATTACTGAAGCAGTAACTGAAGGTGTACCGACTTATGTTTCTGTATTCGCAGGCCGTATCGCTGATACAGGTGTAGACCCATTACCGCTTATGAAAGAATCTGTAGAAGTTACTCATTCTAAAGAAGGCGTTAAATTATTATGGGCTAGCTGCCGCGAATTATTTAATGTCATTCAAGCAGACGAAATCGGTACAGATATTATTACTTGCCCAGCAGGTGTTATCAGCAAAATTCCTAATATCGGAAGAGATATCAACGAGCTATCAGTAGATACTGTTGAAGGATTTGCGAAAGATATCCAAAAATCAGGACTTTCAATTCTTTAA
- the crcB gene encoding fluoride efflux transporter CrcB — MQYLYVFAGGAIGALLRYLFSFLNSGQGFPIGTFTANLAGAFLMGLISALAIQYFKNHPLVKKGITTGLLGALTTFSTFQFELVKMLAHQQIPLLIIYALSSYVLGIILCYIGTKLGGALSND; from the coding sequence GTGCAGTATTTATATGTTTTTGCAGGCGGTGCCATAGGTGCATTGCTGCGCTATTTATTTTCATTTTTAAATTCCGGACAAGGTTTTCCGATAGGCACATTTACCGCAAACTTAGCTGGTGCCTTTTTGATGGGATTGATTTCAGCATTGGCTATCCAATACTTTAAAAATCATCCATTAGTCAAGAAAGGCATCACTACAGGTTTGCTAGGTGCATTGACAACCTTTTCCACATTTCAATTTGAACTGGTTAAAATGCTTGCCCATCAGCAAATACCTTTACTCATTATTTATGCCCTTTCAAGTTATGTGTTAGGTATAATTTTATGTTATATCGGAACTAAATTGGGAGGTGCGTTAAGTAATGATTAA
- the metK gene encoding methionine adenosyltransferase: MSNNRRLFTSESVTEGHPDKIADQISDAILDELLKKDPDARVACETVVTTGMAMIVGEISTATYVDFPKVVRDTVEEIGYTRAKYGYDSQTMAVMSAIDEQSPDIAQAVDRALEYRNEITEEEIESTGAGDQGLMFGYATNETETYMPSPIYFSHQLAKRLSDVRKDGTLTYLRPDGKVQVTVEYDENDQPVRIDTIVLSTQHAEDVSLDQIQKDIKAHVIDPIVPKALLDEETKFFINPTGRFVIGGPQGDAGLTGRKIIVDTYGGFARHGGGCFSGKDPTKVDRSAAYAARYVAKNIVAAGLADKCEVQLAYAIGVAEPVSISIDTFGTGKVSEGVLVQAVRDNFDLRPAGIIKMLDLKRPIYKQTAAYGHFGRTDVALPWERVDKVDVLKAAVQA; this comes from the coding sequence ATGTCGAATAATAGAAGATTATTTACGTCAGAATCTGTTACAGAAGGGCATCCTGATAAAATAGCGGACCAAATTTCAGACGCTATTTTGGATGAATTATTAAAGAAAGATCCGGATGCAAGAGTAGCTTGCGAAACAGTAGTCACTACAGGAATGGCTATGATTGTCGGAGAAATTTCTACAGCAACTTATGTTGATTTTCCTAAAGTTGTCAGAGATACAGTAGAAGAAATCGGTTATACACGAGCAAAATATGGTTATGACAGCCAAACAATGGCGGTTATGTCAGCAATTGATGAACAATCACCTGATATTGCTCAAGCAGTTGACCGTGCGCTGGAATACAGAAATGAAATTACGGAAGAAGAAATCGAAAGTACAGGAGCAGGGGACCAAGGTTTAATGTTTGGTTATGCGACTAATGAAACAGAAACTTATATGCCTTCACCTATCTACTTCTCTCATCAATTAGCAAAACGCTTATCAGATGTTAGAAAAGACGGTACTTTAACATACTTAAGACCGGACGGCAAAGTTCAAGTGACTGTTGAATACGATGAAAACGATCAGCCTGTTCGTATTGATACTATTGTATTATCTACACAGCATGCAGAAGATGTAAGTTTAGATCAAATTCAAAAAGACATCAAAGCGCATGTTATCGATCCAATCGTACCGAAAGCATTATTAGATGAAGAAACAAAATTCTTCATCAATCCTACAGGACGTTTTGTAATCGGCGGACCGCAAGGTGATGCTGGTTTAACAGGCCGTAAGATTATTGTAGATACTTATGGCGGATTTGCACGTCACGGCGGCGGATGCTTCAGCGGTAAGGATCCTACAAAAGTGGACCGTTCAGCAGCTTATGCGGCACGTTATGTGGCTAAGAATATTGTTGCTGCGGGCTTAGCAGATAAATGCGAAGTACAGCTTGCTTATGCAATCGGTGTTGCTGAACCAGTATCGATTTCAATTGATACATTTGGTACAGGCAAAGTGTCTGAAGGTGTGTTAGTTCAAGCAGTCAGAGATAACTTTGATTTGCGCCCAGCAGGCATCATTAAGATGTTAGACTTGAAGCGCCCGATTTATAAACAAACAGCAGCATATGGTCACTTCGGCCGTACAGATGTTGCATTACCTTGGGAACGTGTTGATAAAGTGGATGTATTGAAAGCAGCAGTCCAAGCATAA
- a CDS encoding CrcB family protein, with the protein MINLLLVMLGGGLGAVVRAAVTNSCKNLRTQLPIATLIVNIAGSFLISIISGMAIGHAFVSPLLVTGFLGGLTTFSTLSSELSQMLMNKTKLTLFIVYSLLQYGLCFAACLIGYHLV; encoded by the coding sequence ATGATTAATTTACTTTTAGTGATGCTTGGCGGCGGTTTAGGTGCAGTTGTACGTGCAGCTGTCACAAATAGTTGTAAAAATCTACGTACGCAGCTTCCGATTGCGACATTAATCGTTAACATAGCCGGCAGCTTTTTGATCAGTATTATTTCAGGTATGGCCATAGGACATGCGTTTGTGTCGCCATTGCTCGTTACAGGTTTTTTAGGTGGTTTAACCACTTTTTCTACGCTTTCTTCAGAGCTGTCACAAATGCTAATGAATAAAACAAAACTGACACTGTTCATTGTTTATAGTTTATTGCAGTATGGTTTATGTTTTGCGGCTTGTCTGATCGGCTATCATTTAGTTTAA